From a single Streptomyces liliifuscus genomic region:
- a CDS encoding LacI family DNA-binding transcriptional regulator: protein MSPRPRRVTQREIAELAGVSQTTVSVVLNDRDGSNVRVPEATRARVKAAIEQLTYVADPAARRLAGLDNQIIGVFTYEAALSPESMDFYGPLLNGIERAAEQIGWDLLFFTSSPVENGTRSLFHRKTRLRLTDGCVLLGQQMVASELERLVAEQFPFVAIGRRDETAAAVPYVAIDYVTPTTALIDQAAADGHQQALYVHRGRDTPTARDRRGAVEAASAEGRLAFLLVGEERIPDLPRLTRATGATLIIAEDAFLAEDVAHALSGAGVAVPDETSLAALGEVRGHRVEGRVLAGFHVPRQQLAAEALDLLQLLITTDPQEWAGLDRERLLVAEVEPGDTIVARTDSPS, encoded by the coding sequence ATGTCGCCGAGACCTCGCCGCGTCACCCAACGCGAGATCGCCGAACTGGCGGGCGTCAGTCAGACCACCGTGTCGGTGGTGCTGAACGACCGCGACGGCTCGAACGTCCGGGTCCCCGAGGCCACCCGGGCGAGGGTCAAGGCGGCCATTGAGCAACTCACCTACGTCGCCGACCCCGCGGCCCGTCGGCTCGCCGGCCTGGACAATCAGATCATCGGCGTCTTCACCTACGAGGCCGCGTTGTCTCCCGAGAGCATGGACTTCTACGGTCCGCTGCTGAACGGGATCGAGCGAGCCGCCGAGCAGATCGGTTGGGACCTGCTGTTCTTCACCTCCTCACCGGTCGAGAACGGCACCCGGAGCCTCTTCCACCGCAAGACGCGGCTACGGCTGACCGACGGGTGCGTCCTGCTCGGTCAGCAGATGGTCGCGTCGGAGCTGGAACGGCTGGTCGCCGAACAGTTCCCGTTCGTCGCGATCGGCCGTCGGGACGAGACCGCCGCCGCGGTGCCGTACGTGGCCATCGACTACGTCACCCCGACCACCGCGCTGATCGACCAGGCCGCGGCCGACGGACACCAGCAGGCGCTGTACGTCCATCGCGGCCGCGACACGCCGACCGCCCGGGACCGGCGCGGTGCCGTCGAAGCCGCCTCGGCGGAGGGCAGGCTGGCTTTCCTGCTGGTCGGTGAGGAGAGAATCCCCGACCTGCCCCGACTGACCCGGGCGACCGGGGCCACCTTGATCATCGCGGAGGACGCCTTCCTGGCCGAGGACGTCGCGCACGCGCTGTCCGGCGCCGGAGTCGCCGTACCGGACGAGACCTCGCTCGCCGCCCTCGGCGAGGTGCGCGGCCATCGCGTCGAGGGCCGGGTACTGGCCGGTTTCCACGTCCCCAGACAACAGCTGGCGGCCGAGGCACTCGATCTCCTGCAACTCCTGATCACCACGGACCCGCAGGAGTGGGCCGGTCTGGACAGGGAGCGGCTGCTGGTCGCCGAGGTCGAGCCGGGCGACACGATCGTCGCGCGGACGGACTCACCGTCATGA
- a CDS encoding SAM-dependent methyltransferase, whose translation MSEAQTPSNGSARLNTEVAHNARVWNHWVGGKDNYEVDRAVGDQVAGMFPVIRDVARADREFLGRAVRHLAVDHGTRQFLDIGTGLPTLDNTHEIAQRIAPESRIVYVDNDPVVLAHARKLLTSTPEGATDYLDADARDPETIVERAGATLDLDRPVAVMMLGVLNFVLDTDRAQDIVRRVMAAVPSGSWLVLTHPTTDADLGGEGNIAAMEFWNENATPPITGRSRAQVTAFFEGLDLLDPGLVSCARWRADSDSPAPVPQFGAVAVKP comes from the coding sequence ATGAGTGAAGCCCAGACCCCGTCCAACGGTTCGGCGAGGCTGAACACCGAGGTGGCGCACAACGCCCGGGTCTGGAACCACTGGGTCGGCGGGAAGGACAACTACGAGGTCGACCGGGCAGTGGGTGACCAGGTCGCCGGTATGTTCCCCGTGATCCGGGACGTGGCCCGCGCCGACCGCGAGTTCCTAGGCCGCGCGGTCCGGCATCTGGCCGTCGACCACGGGACGCGGCAGTTCCTCGACATCGGCACCGGCCTGCCCACCCTGGACAACACCCACGAGATCGCCCAGCGGATCGCTCCCGAGTCGCGGATCGTCTATGTCGACAACGACCCCGTCGTGCTCGCCCACGCCCGGAAGCTGCTGACCAGCACGCCCGAGGGGGCCACGGACTACCTGGACGCCGATGCCCGCGACCCGGAGACGATCGTCGAGCGCGCCGGAGCGACGCTCGACCTCGACCGGCCCGTCGCGGTCATGATGCTGGGCGTCCTCAACTTCGTCCTCGACACCGACCGTGCACAGGACATCGTGCGACGGGTCATGGCGGCGGTTCCCTCCGGCAGTTGGCTGGTCCTGACCCATCCCACCACGGACGCCGACCTCGGTGGCGAGGGCAACATCGCGGCCATGGAGTTCTGGAACGAGAACGCCACCCCGCCGATCACCGGCCGCAGCCGCGCGCAGGTCACGGCCTTCTTCGAGGGACTGGACCTTCTCGACCCGGGCCTCGTGTCCTGCGCGCGATGGCGTGCCGACTCCGACAGCCCCGCCCCGGTCCCCCAGTTCGGCGCGGTGGCCGTGAAACCCTGA
- a CDS encoding beta-L-arabinofuranosidase domain-containing protein, whose amino-acid sequence MSSQPPTRRRMLTLAAGTAAVPLVQGATASPATASPAADAAPTAIAVRGTTVAAVPTPPTWSVIPFALDQVTLGSGVFRQKRDLMLDYARTYPADRILAVFRANAGLDTRGARPPGGWETSDGNLRGHYGGHFLSLIAQAYADTRESALKTKLDHLVGALGECQKALAQSGSPRPSHPGYLAAYPETQFILLESYTTYPTIWAPYYTCHKIMRGLLDAHTLAGNAEALEIVSKMGDWVHSRLGRLPKAQLERMWSIYIAGEYGGMNEVMTNLYALTGRAEHLAAARCFDNTALLDACAEDRDILDGRHANQHIPQFTGYLRLFDHTGEEQYATAARNFWGMVAGPRMYSLGGTGQGEMFRARNAIAATLDDKNAETCATYNMLKLSRQLFFHEPDPAYMDYYERGLTNHILASRRDTRSTTSPLVTYFVGMGPGVVREYDNTGTCCGGTGMENHTKYQDSVYFRSADGSALYVNLYLASTLRWPERGLVIEQTSDYPAEGVRTLTFREGGGPLDLKLRVPSWATGGFTVTVNGVRQRVVAEPGSYLTLSRNWRSGDRVGVSAPYRLRIERALDDPTVQSVFHGPVLLVARSQEQAFRILSFYKDFGLRGDLADVIRPEGRPLHFTTHGLTLAPFFVGDDTRYHAYFRRSEPVVVFGAADSGVSNRARADGLTFLDVLWAQAPFETSARFVGAVRALAETWLSGGLFTRAERDRVVAAAVGANLRQ is encoded by the coding sequence ATGTCCTCCCAACCCCCCACCCGCCGACGCATGTTGACGCTCGCGGCCGGGACGGCCGCCGTCCCGCTCGTGCAAGGGGCCACCGCCTCGCCCGCCACCGCCTCGCCCGCCGCCGACGCGGCCCCGACCGCGATCGCCGTCCGGGGCACTACCGTTGCTGCGGTGCCCACTCCGCCGACCTGGTCCGTCATCCCGTTCGCGCTGGATCAAGTCACCCTCGGCAGCGGGGTGTTCCGGCAGAAGCGCGACCTGATGCTCGACTACGCCAGGACCTACCCGGCCGACCGCATCCTGGCCGTCTTCCGTGCCAACGCCGGACTCGACACCCGCGGAGCCCGGCCGCCCGGCGGCTGGGAGACCTCCGACGGCAACCTGCGTGGACACTACGGCGGCCACTTCCTCAGCCTCATCGCCCAGGCGTACGCCGACACACGGGAGTCGGCACTCAAGACCAAGCTCGACCACCTGGTCGGCGCGCTCGGCGAGTGCCAGAAGGCCCTGGCGCAGAGCGGCTCGCCGAGACCGAGCCACCCCGGCTATCTGGCGGCGTACCCGGAGACGCAGTTCATCCTGCTGGAGAGCTACACGACGTACCCCACCATCTGGGCGCCGTACTACACCTGTCACAAGATCATGCGCGGTCTCCTCGACGCACACACCCTGGCCGGGAACGCCGAGGCCCTGGAGATCGTCTCGAAGATGGGCGACTGGGTGCACAGCCGGCTCGGTCGCCTGCCGAAGGCCCAGCTGGAGCGCATGTGGTCGATCTACATCGCGGGCGAGTACGGCGGCATGAACGAGGTCATGACGAACCTGTACGCCCTCACCGGCCGGGCGGAGCACCTCGCCGCCGCCCGCTGCTTCGACAACACCGCTCTGCTGGACGCCTGCGCCGAGGACCGAGACATCCTCGACGGCCGGCACGCCAATCAGCACATCCCGCAGTTCACCGGCTATCTGCGGCTCTTCGACCACACGGGGGAGGAGCAGTACGCCACCGCTGCCCGCAACTTCTGGGGCATGGTCGCGGGCCCCCGGATGTACAGCCTGGGCGGCACGGGCCAGGGCGAGATGTTCCGCGCCCGGAACGCCATCGCGGCCACCCTGGACGACAAGAACGCCGAGACCTGCGCGACGTACAACATGCTGAAACTGAGCCGGCAGTTGTTCTTCCACGAGCCGGACCCCGCCTACATGGACTACTACGAGCGGGGCCTGACCAATCACATCCTGGCCTCACGCCGGGACACCCGCAGCACGACCAGCCCCCTCGTCACCTACTTCGTGGGAATGGGGCCCGGGGTCGTGCGCGAGTACGACAACACGGGCACCTGCTGCGGGGGCACCGGCATGGAGAACCACACCAAGTACCAGGACTCGGTGTACTTCCGCTCCGCCGACGGCAGCGCGCTGTACGTCAACCTGTATCTGGCCTCGACGCTGCGCTGGCCGGAGCGGGGCCTCGTCATCGAGCAGACGAGCGACTACCCGGCCGAGGGCGTACGCACCCTGACGTTCCGTGAGGGCGGCGGCCCGCTCGACCTGAAACTGCGGGTGCCGTCCTGGGCCACGGGAGGCTTCACCGTCACGGTCAACGGCGTGCGGCAGCGGGTCGTCGCCGAACCCGGCAGCTACCTCACCCTGAGCAGAAACTGGCGGAGTGGTGACCGGGTCGGCGTCTCCGCCCCGTACCGTCTGCGCATCGAGAGGGCGCTGGACGACCCCACCGTCCAGTCGGTGTTCCACGGGCCGGTGCTACTGGTCGCCCGGAGCCAGGAACAGGCGTTCCGTATCCTCTCCTTCTACAAGGACTTCGGACTCCGGGGCGACCTCGCCGACGTGATCCGCCCCGAGGGCCGGCCGTTGCACTTCACCACGCACGGACTGACACTGGCGCCGTTCTTCGTCGGGGACGACACCCGGTACCACGCCTACTTCAGGCGTTCCGAACCCGTTGTGGTGTTCGGCGCGGCGGACTCGGGCGTATCCAACCGCGCACGCGCCGACGGTCTGACCTTCCTCGACGTGCTCTGGGCACAGGCACCCTTCGAGACCTCCGCCCGCTTCGTCGGGGCGGTGCGCGCCCTCGCTGAAACCTGGCTGTCCGGCGGGCTGTTCACGCGGGCAGAACGGGACCGCGTCGTCGCGGCCGCGGTGGGGGCGAACCTGAGGCAATGA
- a CDS encoding RNA polymerase sigma factor yields the protein MNADERSERLEQLFRQTFRRVMAYCLRRASEAAAHDAVAEVYAVAWRKRRQLPADDEEAVLWLLGIARRVLANQARSQRRWARLLMRVAERAEPDPPPATDPYGAEDSGDGLAAALAQASDADRELLRLAYWDDLSRNDIATVLGISVGAVDTRLHRARHRLRQRLATANPHQDPSKEKDHAER from the coding sequence ATGAACGCGGATGAGCGGAGTGAACGGCTGGAGCAGTTGTTCCGGCAGACCTTCCGCCGGGTGATGGCGTACTGCCTGCGCCGGGCGAGCGAGGCGGCGGCGCACGACGCGGTGGCCGAGGTGTACGCGGTGGCCTGGCGCAAGAGGCGGCAACTGCCCGCCGACGACGAGGAAGCGGTGCTGTGGCTCCTCGGCATCGCACGCCGGGTGCTGGCCAACCAGGCACGCAGTCAACGCCGTTGGGCTCGGCTGTTGATGCGGGTCGCCGAACGGGCGGAACCCGATCCGCCGCCCGCCACCGACCCGTACGGCGCGGAGGACTCGGGCGACGGCCTCGCGGCGGCCCTGGCACAGGCCTCGGACGCCGACCGGGAGTTGCTGCGCCTCGCGTACTGGGACGACCTGTCCCGCAACGACATCGCGACCGTGCTTGGCATCTCCGTCGGTGCCGTCGACACCCGCCTCCACCGGGCCAGACATCGGCTGCGTCAACGCCTCGCCACGGCGAACCCGCACCAGGATCCGTCAAAGGAGAAGGACCATGCTGAGCGATGA
- a CDS encoding FAD-dependent oxidoreductase — MTDRITAEAAIIGGGLGSVAAALALLQRGRRVVMTEEYAWLGGQLTSQAVPPDEHIWVEQFGVTARYRALRDDIRRYYRDHYPLTATARADPELNPGRGRVSRLCHEPRVANAVITALLAPYRATGRLTVLQPAVPVAAEVSDATVRTVTVADPRTGAETVITAEYVLDGTETGDLLPLTGTEYVVGAEGRSDTGEPSAPEVADPGNVQSIAWCFVFDHVAGDHTIDRPDDYDFWRSFELPFWGAPMLSFVAPNPRTLVPEERTMNVNPGGDATGDPRFDAGDRDLWQFRRIAARQNFAEGFYDSDIVLANWPQLDYVSGSIIDTDDRQYHLNAAKAQSRAYVHWLQTEAPRPDGGRGWPGIRLRGDLVGTADGFAQAPYIRESRRIKALTTVREQDISVKARGDAGLARFNGSVGVGMYRIDLHPSTGGDNYIDVECAPFEIPLGALVPVATQNLVPAAKNIGTTHITNGAYRLHPVEWNVGESAGELVAYCLDLGLSPQQIATDEHLVDRLQSRLTAAGIELNWPHIAGY; from the coding sequence ATGACCGACAGGATCACGGCCGAGGCGGCGATCATCGGCGGTGGACTCGGCTCCGTCGCCGCGGCGCTGGCACTGCTGCAGCGCGGCCGCCGGGTGGTGATGACCGAGGAGTACGCCTGGCTCGGCGGGCAGCTCACCTCACAGGCCGTTCCGCCCGACGAGCACATCTGGGTGGAACAGTTCGGAGTCACCGCGCGCTACCGCGCGTTGCGGGACGACATCCGTCGCTACTACCGCGACCACTATCCGCTGACAGCGACCGCTCGCGCCGACCCGGAACTCAACCCGGGCCGTGGCCGGGTCAGCAGGCTGTGCCACGAACCGAGGGTGGCCAACGCGGTGATCACCGCCCTGCTCGCGCCGTACCGGGCGACCGGGCGGCTCACCGTCCTGCAGCCCGCGGTGCCCGTCGCCGCCGAGGTGAGCGACGCGACGGTCCGCACCGTCACCGTGGCGGACCCGCGGACCGGAGCCGAGACCGTGATCACCGCCGAGTACGTCCTGGACGGGACCGAGACCGGCGACCTGCTGCCACTGACCGGAACCGAGTACGTCGTCGGGGCCGAGGGGCGGTCCGACACCGGTGAGCCGAGCGCCCCCGAGGTCGCCGATCCGGGCAACGTGCAGTCGATCGCATGGTGCTTCGTCTTCGATCACGTCGCCGGCGATCACACCATCGACCGGCCGGACGACTACGACTTCTGGCGCTCGTTCGAACTGCCCTTCTGGGGTGCGCCGATGCTGTCCTTCGTCGCGCCGAACCCACGAACTCTCGTGCCGGAGGAGCGAACCATGAACGTCAACCCGGGCGGCGACGCCACCGGGGACCCCCGATTCGACGCGGGCGACCGGGATCTGTGGCAGTTCCGGCGGATCGCCGCCCGGCAGAACTTCGCCGAAGGCTTCTACGACAGCGACATCGTGCTGGCCAACTGGCCGCAACTGGACTACGTCAGTGGCTCGATCATCGACACCGACGACCGGCAGTACCACCTGAACGCCGCGAAGGCGCAGTCCCGCGCCTATGTCCACTGGCTGCAGACCGAAGCGCCCCGCCCGGACGGTGGCCGCGGCTGGCCCGGAATTCGCCTGCGCGGCGACCTGGTCGGCACCGCCGACGGGTTCGCACAGGCGCCGTACATCCGCGAATCCCGGCGGATCAAGGCCCTCACCACCGTGCGCGAGCAGGACATCTCCGTCAAAGCCCGAGGAGACGCCGGACTGGCCCGGTTCAACGGCTCGGTCGGGGTGGGGATGTACCGCATCGATCTCCATCCCTCCACCGGTGGCGACAACTACATCGACGTCGAGTGCGCGCCGTTCGAGATCCCGCTCGGAGCGTTGGTCCCGGTGGCCACCCAGAACCTGGTGCCGGCCGCCAAGAACATCGGCACCACCCACATCACCAACGGCGCCTACCGGCTGCATCCGGTCGAGTGGAACGTCGGTGAATCGGCCGGCGAGCTCGTCGCGTACTGCCTCGACCTCGGCCTGAGCCCGCAGCAGATCGCGACCGACGAGCACCTCGTCGACCGACTTCAGAGCAGGTTGACCGCGGCAGGGATCGAGCTCAACTGGCCGCACATAGCCGGCTACTAG